The Blautia obeum ATCC 29174 region TGATCGACGGAAAAGTTATAACATTTGATCATTAGAATATGGGAATAAAAAAGAAGCCGGAAGGTAACGGGTTCTATCTGAAAAAGATAGATATCGCACCATCAGGCTTCTCCTCATTTACTTGAAGAGCTTGCTGAATCAGCACTTCTCTGGTTCTGGATAATCTACACCAAAGGTTTCGACAGTCATAGATTTGATCTGCTGATCATCCAACGGTCTGTCTCTGAAATCTGTTTCGGTTTCAGCAATTTTGTTTACAACATCCATGCCCTCGATCACTTTGCCAAATGCAGCATAGCTTCCGTCCAGATGTGGAGCAGCTTTGTGCATAATGAAGAACTGGCTTCCACCGGAATTTGGATGCATGGCTCTTGCCATGGAAAGAACTCCTGGGGTATGAGCAAGATTATTTGCAATGCCATTTTGAGCAAATTCTCCTTTGATGCTATATCCTGGACCACCCATTCCGGTTCCGTCCGGGCATCCGCCCTGAATCATAAATCCATTGATGACACGATGAAAGATAAGTCCGTCGTAGAAACCTTTTTTGACAAGACTGATAAAATTATTTACTGTATTCGGTGCGATTTCCGGATACAGTTCTGCTTTCATAACATCACCGTTCTCCATAGTGATAGTTACAACCGGATTTGTATTTGCCATAATCATAGTCTCCTTTTGCAAAAAGTATTGTTTTTCTCTGTGCGCTCTATTATAATATGCAAAGAACAATTCTGCAAGGAAAAAGGTGATTCAACAGATGGTAACAGAGACAAGAAGCCCTGAAGAAACATATGCTCTGGGTGAGAAAATAGGAAAAGCAGCCCAGCCTGGACAGATTTATACCCTGACCGGAGATCTGGGGGTAGGTAAAACGGTTTTTACACAGGGGGTGGCAGCGGGACTTGGTATTACAGAACCGGTAAGCAGCCCGACATTTACAATTGTACAGGTGTATGAAGAGGGGCGTCTTCCTTTCTATCATTTTGATGTGTACCGAATTGGAGATATCGAAGAGATGGAAGAAATCGGATATGATGATTATTTCTTTGGAAATGGCATCTGTTTGATCGAATGGGCTGAGCTGATCGAAGAGATTCTTCCGGATAATGTTATTTCTATTACAATAGAAAAAGACCTGACACAGGGATTTGATTACAGAAAGATAACTGTAGATGGCTTATAGGAGAAAAAATATGAGAATTTTAGGTCTTGACAGTTCCGGAATCGTAGCATCCGTAGCTGTCGTAGAAGATGATGTTCTGGTAGCAGAATATACCATTAATTACAAGAAAACACATTCACAGACATTACTTCCAATGCTGGATGAGATCGTAAAGATGACCGAACTTGATCTG contains the following coding sequences:
- a CDS encoding peptidylprolyl isomerase, with protein sequence MANTNPVVTITMENGDVMKAELYPEIAPNTVNNFISLVKKGFYDGLIFHRVINGFMIQGGCPDGTGMGGPGYSIKGEFAQNGIANNLAHTPGVLSMARAMHPNSGGSQFFIMHKAAPHLDGSYAAFGKVIEGMDVVNKIAETETDFRDRPLDDQQIKSMTVETFGVDYPEPEKC
- the tsaE gene encoding tRNA (adenosine(37)-N6)-threonylcarbamoyltransferase complex ATPase subunit type 1 TsaE, with translation MVTETRSPEETYALGEKIGKAAQPGQIYTLTGDLGVGKTVFTQGVAAGLGITEPVSSPTFTIVQVYEEGRLPFYHFDVYRIGDIEEMEEIGYDDYFFGNGICLIEWAELIEEILPDNVISITIEKDLTQGFDYRKITVDGL